In Helianthus annuus cultivar XRQ/B chromosome 9, HanXRQr2.0-SUNRISE, whole genome shotgun sequence, the following are encoded in one genomic region:
- the LOC118481709 gene encoding velvet complex subunit B-like, with amino-acid sequence MIQQFGLLPAFSPLKKHNHPQTQSPNSIIFTNNNNLLPPPLDHHHPEASTTTLKLHPPPLDCHHQAPPPPLDRLHHHHRRAPPTTVEPPSSSSTTTIIKLHHHHREAPSTSIEPPLNRHHQAQVPASFVLLFRKCIVM; translated from the coding sequence ATGATCCAACAATTTGGGCTCCTTCCTGCTTTCTCTCCCTTAAAGAAACACAATCACCCACAAACACAATCACCAAACTCCATCATCTTCACCAACAACAACAACCTGCTACCACCACCACTGGATCACCACCACCCTGAAGCTAGCACCACCACCCTCAAGCTCCACCCACCACCGTTGGACTGCCATCATCAAGCTCCACCACCACCATTGGACCggctgcaccaccaccaccgtcgagCTCCGCCAACGACCGTTGAACCGCCATCATCAagctccaccaccaccattatcaagctgcaccaccaccaccgtgaaGCTCCGTCAACCTCCATTGAACCACCGTTGAACCGCCATCATCAAGCTCAAGTTCCGGCCAGTTTCGTTTTATTGTTTAGAAAATGTATAGTTATGTAA
- the LOC110877547 gene encoding transcription factor IBH1-like 1, translating into MHTSSKLTKEFTKKWVKGLQICCSSKKDMDVLERKKKIKLCADIALASAKNATTSWSIALISEAKKNDENEILVDNLLGPESRFKQQKIIRQMNSCHKRVRSKKILKKSCSISQRMKKMGPPKSNLAAYIAKRLVKKRTQVLQRLVPGGESMDEFSLIKEALDYILSLRVQVDVMRNLANATEVLNQSNSSNVFD; encoded by the coding sequence ATGCATACTTCTAGCAAGCTTACTAAAGAATTTACCAAGAAATGGGTAAAGGGTCTTCAAATATGCTGCTCATCAAAAAAAGATATGGATGTCTTGGAGAGAAAGAAGAAAATAAAGCTTTGTGCAGACATTGCTTTGGCTTCAGCCAAAAATGCCACAACTTCATGGAGCATTGCTCTAATTTCGGAAGCTAAAAAGAACGACGAAAACGAGATTCTAGTTGATAACTTATTAGGGCCCGAGTCGCGGTTCAAGCAACAAAAGATTATTCGCCAAATGAATTCTTGCCATAAGAGGGTTAGAAGCAAGAAGATCTTGAAAAAGAGTTGTAGTATTAGCCAAAGAATGAAGAAGATGGGTCCTCCTAAATCGAATTTGGCTGCTTACATCGCGAAAAGATTGGTTAAGAAGAGAACCCAAGTGCTTCAAAGGCTTGTTCCTGGTGGAGAATCCATGGATGAATTCTCCCTCATCAAAGAAGCTTTAGACTACATCCTTTCACTTAGGGTACAAGTGGATGTGATGAGAAATCTCGCTAATGCGACCGAGGTTTTAAATCAAAGCAATTCGTCGAATGTATTCGACTAA